One window of the Diospyros lotus cultivar Yz01 chromosome 12, ASM1463336v1, whole genome shotgun sequence genome contains the following:
- the LOC127787132 gene encoding uncharacterized protein LOC127787132 encodes MFLESVDGSSYSKTGEKMFQLLSKCVEKIGVRNVVQVVTDSASNNVLAGRFLEAKYPTLFWTPCAAHCLDLMLEDIFKLPNMKKTFERAVMVNSYIYTRSGLVNMLRRFTDKKELLRPAKTRFATAFITLGRMHSLKATLEGCLPPRSG; translated from the exons atgttcttggagtctgttgatggttctagctattcaaagactggggaaaagatgtttcaattattaagtaaatgtgtggaaaagattggagtaagaaatgtggtgcaagtggtcaccgatagtgcttcaaacaatgttttagcag gaagatttttggaggcaaaatatcctacgttgttttggacaccatgtgcagcgcactgtttggatttaatgttggaagatattttcaagttgcctaatatgaagaagacatttgagagaGCTGTTATGGTGAATAGCTATATCTATACTCGTTCGGGTCTAGTAAACATGCTTAGAAGGTTTACTGacaagaaagagttgttgaggcctgcaaaaacacggtttgcaactgcctttatcactttgggcaggatgcatagtctgaaagcaaccttagaaggatgtttacctccgaggagtggatga
- the LOC127787130 gene encoding octanoyltransferase LIP2p, chloroplastic-like yields MKVIIACLPTVLGGKFNLSTDDLKDIFGSVENPNLGSIPTYPTGKHSQRLYPSCICLALPKFNASKATSLTCERKRRCEFYDLYDIQVPYNVAWSWQKSVVKAKKALIKENQDSSDTLIVLQHHPVYTLGTGSSEEFLNFDIKDSGYNVYRTERGGEVTFHGPGQLVMYPIMNLRYHKMDLHWYLRALEEVVIRVLSSTFSIDASRIEGLTGVWIGDEKLAAIGIRVSQWIAYHGLALNVINDLTPFQRIVPCGIRDRRVGSIKELLREHLPSNDSPIDDLKVLDITHKSLVKEFCEVFQVELNLNPIPKELLRLS; encoded by the exons ATGAAGGTGATCATTGCTTGTTTGCCAACTGTGTTAGGTGGAAAGTTTAACCTTTCTACTGATGATCTCAAGGACATTTTTGGTTCAG TGGAAAATCCCAATTTAGGCTCCATTCCAACATACCCAACTGGCAAGCATTCACAGAGACTATACCCATCTTGCATTTGCCTGGCCTTGCCCAAATTCAATGCCTCAAAGGCTACCTCATTGACTTGTGAACGCAAAAGAAG GTGTGAATTCTATGATTTATACGACATTCAAGTTCCTTATAATGTGGCATGGTCTTGGCAGAAGTCTGTTGTTAAGGCGAAAAAGGCATTgatcaaagaaaatcaagattCTTCTGACACATTGATTGTTTTGCAACACCACCCAGTTTATACATTGGGCACTGGTAGTTCAGAAGAGTTCttgaattttgatataaaagatTCTGGTTACAATGTATATAGAACTGAACGTGGTGGTGAAGTTACATTCCATGGGCCTGGGCAG CTGGTAATGTACCCTATTATGAATCTTCGTTATCACAAGATGGATCTTCATTGGTACCTTAGGGCACTTGAAGAGGTCGTCATTCGTGTTCTTTCCTCAACATTTTCTATTGATGCTTCTCGGATTGAGGGTTTGACTGGTGTTTGGATTG GAGATGAGAAGTTGGCAGCCATTGGGATACGAGTTTCTCAATGGATAGCATATCACGGCTTAGCACTGAACGTGATCAATGATCTCACTCCGTTTCAACGCATAGTTCCATGTGGCATCCGAGATCGTCGAGTTGGAAGCATCAAGGAATTGCTTAGAGAACATTTACCATCCAATGACTCTCCAATTGATGATCTTAAAGTACTCGATATTACTCACAAATCTCTGGTGAAGGAGTTTTGCGAAGTCTTTCAGGTTGAACTCAACCTGAATCCAATCCCTAAGGAGCTCTTACGCCTAAGTTAA